The sequence TGAACCAACAATTTATCATAAAAAACAAGAAAAATTAGAGAATCAATCAACGGATAAAGTATTTGAGATTTTCGAAATACCTGACTTTTCAATAGAGTCTATCAATAATACCAAGATTCACGAGGCTGAAATTGTGGTAATTTCAACAGGTGAGGAGGAAATTAATGCGATCCTTGGAAAAGCATTAAAAGATCAGGGAGTCGAACGCGTGATTTGCCGGGTCGAACGACCGGAAACAGAGATCGCTTTAAAAAGTTTGGGAATTGAAGGTTTTTCAACCTTGTTATCTACAAAGACTTTATTGCGTGCGTTGATAGAATCTCCACATATCCTTAATATCCTGACAAACGTTGAAAACTCATTATATGAGATTCAATTATACAATCGTAAATATGACGGTGTTACGTTACGGGAATTTCCTTTTACGGGCGATGTGATTTTCGTTCGTATTTTCAGAGGAAATGATTCCATAGTTCCACATGGTGAGACCGAATTGCAACTTCATGACACCTTAATTGTTACAGGAACGAAAGAGTATGTAGAGGAATTAACGCAGGAACTTCAATATGGAAATTATTATCTTTAACTTCATTCAGTAAATGTTTTTGTACCGATAGCTTGCGATAGGTAAAGAAGTCCTTGACTTTTTATAAGTGGGGGCTGAATGCAAAATGTTTGTTTGATTCAGTAGGAGTTTAAACCACAGCTGAATGAAGTTAAGCCACCGGTGGATGCCTCGGAATTTAGGATATTTTATCAGGGCATCTTAGTCCGGCGAAAGGCACAGGATTTGGCGTTTTGAAGGTGATTAAAATCCGGGCGCAAATTCGACGGGGCGAATTTGATTTTCTGTGGTGCTAGTGTTATTGATAATTGAGTTCATTTCTTTTCTTTTTAATATGATTATAGTAAAATTAAGACTAGGTACTAATAACTTGTGGTAACAGTGGAGGTTAAATAAATGACAATTAGTCTAGCAGGCAAAACATTTGTCGTAATGGGAGTAGCAAATAAACGAAGTATTGCTTGGGGAATTGCTAGATCTTTGCATGCTTCAGGGGCACGCCTTATTTTTACATATGCGGGAGAGCGTCTTGAAAAAAGTGTGACTGATTTGGCTCAATCTTTAGAAGGAGCGAGTGACTCGCTAATTCTGCCTTGTGATGTAACAAGTGATGAAGATATAGCAAAATGCTTTGCTCAAATTAAAGAAAAAGTGGGCACCATTCATGGAATTGCCCATTGTATCGCATTTGCGAACAAGGAGGAGCTAGAAGGCGAGTATATGAATACAACCCGTGAAGGCTTCCTGTTAGCACATAATATTAGTGCTTATTCTTTAACAGCTGTTGCGAAAGAAGCTCGTCCGCTAATGGCTGAAGGCGGGAGCATTGTAACCCTCACATATCTTGGCGGTGAGCGCGTCGTGACGAATTATAATGTCATGGGTGTTGCAAAAGCGTCTCTTGATGCAAGTGTTAAATACTTAGCAGCAGATCTTGGTAAAGAAGGGGTTCGGGTAAACGCAATTTCCGCTGGACCAATTCGAACTTTATCTGCCAAAGGAATCAGCGATTTTAATTCTATTTTGAATGTTATTGAAGAACGAGCTCCGTTAAGAAGAACAACAACACCAGAAGAAGTTGGAGATACAGCTGTCTTCCTATTTAGTGATATGTCTAGAGGAATCACAGGTGAATTCATCCATGTGGATTCTGGATATCATGTATTAGGTTAAGAATTTGACAATAAGAACCCACTGCTAAATAAAAGGCAGAGGGTTCTTATTTTTTTAGAAACAAATTCTGCAATTGCTGCATAGATATATGGGGAGATGCCCTAATAAGGAGGAGACTCTTATGTCCACAAATCAATCACGAGAACCGCTCTTATATATTATGCAGCCTGCAATTAAATTTCCGAAGGCGAATATGCAGGAAACGTTTACTGTGGCGAAACCCGGTAAACAAAAACCTTTATTGAATGGTGAAGCGAAAGAAAGGTTTGATTCAACGAAAGAAGAACCGGTACTTATTGAAAATAATGAAGTAAATAATGATGAAGGCGAGATCAAGGTAGAAACAAAGAAACAGAGTCCTGAAAAAAGGGCTTCAAAAAAGTTTGATTCAAAAAAAGAAGATCCGGTACTTATTGAGAGAAATGAAGTGAATAACGATGAAGGAAATATCAAGGTAGAAACAAAGAAACAGAGTCCCGAAAAAAAGGTTTCAAAAAAGATAGAAGCTGAAGAAGTTCGAGAAATCATTGAGCAATATCATCAAGTTCAAAGTGTGGAGGAAGATCCATCACCTTCGCTACCGCGAACAAAAAAATCTTATTCCTTTAAACCAGTGAAAAGCTTTAAGGAAATGGCAATACCAGATAAATTGAACTATTTGTCTAATTTCCCAAAACAATTACCGCCTGTTCCATGTATCTTTATTACGCAAAACAGTTCGATTAAAGGGTTTTTACTTCACTCAGCGGAAGACTTCATTGAAGTAAAACAGTTTAATAATAAGAAAATTGAATTATACACAAGTGATCTTATTAATATTAAAATGATCGGTCTTAAATAAAAAGGCCAGCTTGTGCTGGCCTTTTCTATCACAATTAGCAAACGTTTGGAATGAATACATCCTTGAGGCATTGAACCGCACAGAAGCAACTAAGGTCAACTGTTACACAATCTTCTGTTGCAGCGAATCTTCTTATTTCCATTTCACAAATTTCCTGTAAGTTAATGCAGCAATCCTCTACCATATCGTTTGAGTCACAACTAGCTGTTCCAGTTCCCTCTATTGGTCTCAGTACACGAAGGGTCGCACAGCAGTTATCGAATACTTCTTCTACTCTAAAGAAAATCGAAGTACAAAAACCAAAGCCGGGATCGTTTTTACTTTTGAAGAATGCATGGAATGGGGAACCATCTGCCGTTTGTAATACAATAACCCTTGTGTTTTTTCTATTATTTTCTGGTTGTGTTGCCCCTAGTGTTCCAAGTGGCTCACGGAAGCAACTTTTTGGACATTCACAATCCTCTTCAACAGCATTATCTTGAATATCTTTAATCGCACGAACAACGTCACAAATGCAATTATCATGAGAAAAAGCATCTTTATCTTTTTTTCCACAACCCATATTATTTCCTCCTTGTAATTCTAGTGATATTACACTAATAACATATTGAAAATGGGGCAAATGGGTAACGGACAAACGCCTTTTTTTTGAAAAATAGGCGGATAACAGCAACACTTTGACAAGGAGTTTCAAGGTAAATAGGAGAGTGGATCGGAGATGGATATTACCTTTCTAGAATTACTTTTGTTAGGATTAGCCTCGTTTCGGCTGACCCGGTTATTTGTTTATGATAAAATTACCGCTTTTATTAGAAATGTATTTATAAAAGAAATAGAAGAAAAAGATGAAAATGGGGAAGAGACTGTTTATTTAATTCCAAAAGATGGCGTGATCAAAGGATTTTTTGGGGAATTATTAAGCTGTTATTGGTGTACAGGAGTATGGTCATCGCTTGGTTTGTACGGATTGTATGTGAGTTTACCAACTATAGCTGTACCCGTAATCATTATTTTAGCAATTAGTGCTGTGGCCGCTATTATTGAAACTGTTATTCAAAATTGGTTATAAGTTTCCTTTTTTTGACCTCCATTTCTAGACATTTGTTTTACACAAGCTATCTATTACAGCATATAATACAATAACTTTGATGAAATGGAGGGGTATTATGAATCAAGATAAACCTAAAAAACAGTCAGCAACTTCTGCCCCAACTCAAGTGAATTACCGAAAAAAGGCAAAGAAGAAAAAGGGCTGCGGATGTGGAAAAAGAAAGGCATAAGTGGATGAAATATCATGGATATTATAAAAAAGCGTAGGATCGATTTAATGAGATGCTACGCTTTTTTGTTTGTCGATTTACAGTGGAAAATAATAACTTTTAGGAAATCATTCATAAATTACTATTAAAAGCAGAAAATAAACGTTGTACAAATTACGTAACTTTACATAGGAAGGGTAGACTATGAAGAAATTAACGAAAGCCATTATGATGATTTTTCTGTACTTAGGGATTGTTACTGGTTGTAATAAAAATGAGGTTCAAGGAAATCAAGATTATATGACCTTAATGCAGACAACGAATCCAACGCCAACAAATATTGTCTCTGGAAAGAATCATGTAACAGCAGAAGAAATTAAAAAAGATGTAGAAAAGAAGAGAGAGTATATTTATGATGTAGCAGTTATTAAAGGGGAAAACGAAGACCTTGTCGTCTACAAGGTAAAGCACCTTCAAAGGTTTCGGATGAATAAGATTGAAAAAGAAATAACAGAGATGCTTGAGAAAAAATATCCCGATGAGAACTTTGTTGTTTCGAGTGACTATAAAATCTTTTTAGAAGCGGTTCGCTTAGGGGAGAAAATGAAGGACCCTCATTTTTCTAAAAAAGATGCACAAAAAAGATTGGATGAAATCATTAAATTAAAGAACGAGTTGACTTAGGAAAGGGGTAAGCAGCATGGCTAATCAAGAAAATAAAACTCCTGAACAAAAGAAATATGATCAAATCCAGCAAAAGCATGAAATTAAACGGCCTGTTTTTAAAAATTGTATAAAAGCGTTTTTAGTTGGAGGAACGATTTGTGCCATCGGACAGGCCATTAGTTATTTTTATATTTATAATTTTAATTTCACTGAACAAACAGCGGGGAATCCAACAACAGCAACACTTGTCTTTATTTCCATGCTGTTAACAGGTTTTGGTGTTTATGACCGAATTGGACAATTTGGGGGTGCAGGAAGTGCAGTTCCGATTACGGGATTTGGTAATGCTGTTGTTTCAGCTGCGATTGAACATCGTACCGAAGGATTTGTTTTAGGTGTTGGTGGGAATATCTTTAAGCTAGCCGGTTCAGTAATAGTATTCGGGGTGTTTTCGGCTTTTGTTGTTGCTTTAATAAAAACGTTGCTCATCATGTGGGGGGTGATTTAATGCATATCGGAAAACAATCATGGGTTTTTGAGAACCAACCAGTCATTGCTGCAACAGGAGTTACAGGAGGACCTTTTGAAGCAAACGGGAAGTTAGCTGCGGACTTTGATCTCCTCCATCATGATTTATGGATGGGGCAGGATTCGTATGAAAAAGCGCAAAGAACTTTAATGGAGGAAGCCATTCAAATAGCGTTGCAGAAGGGAAACTTGCAAAAGGAGGATATTGAGTTCCTTATAGCAGGTGATTTAATTAACCAAATGACACCATCAAGCTTTGCAGCACGAACGGCTCAAATTCCTTATTTAGGAATTTTTGGGGCTTGTTCGACCTCAATGGAAGGCCTTGCCTTGGCATCTTTTATGATTAATTATAACGGTGCAAAAAATATTATTACAGGTGTTTCCAGTCATAATGCAACT is a genomic window of Niallia sp. XMNu-256 containing:
- the fabI gene encoding enoyl-ACP reductase FabI, with the protein product MTISLAGKTFVVMGVANKRSIAWGIARSLHASGARLIFTYAGERLEKSVTDLAQSLEGASDSLILPCDVTSDEDIAKCFAQIKEKVGTIHGIAHCIAFANKEELEGEYMNTTREGFLLAHNISAYSLTAVAKEARPLMAEGGSIVTLTYLGGERVVTNYNVMGVAKASLDASVKYLAADLGKEGVRVNAISAGPIRTLSAKGISDFNSILNVIEERAPLRRTTTPEEVGDTAVFLFSDMSRGITGEFIHVDSGYHVLG
- a CDS encoding CotO family spore coat protein, producing the protein MSTNQSREPLLYIMQPAIKFPKANMQETFTVAKPGKQKPLLNGEAKERFDSTKEEPVLIENNEVNNDEGEIKVETKKQSPEKRASKKFDSKKEDPVLIERNEVNNDEGNIKVETKKQSPEKKVSKKIEAEEVREIIEQYHQVQSVEEDPSPSLPRTKKSYSFKPVKSFKEMAIPDKLNYLSNFPKQLPPVPCIFITQNSSIKGFLLHSAEDFIEVKQFNNKKIELYTSDLINIKMIGLK
- a CDS encoding CotY/CotZ family spore coat protein, producing the protein MGCGKKDKDAFSHDNCICDVVRAIKDIQDNAVEEDCECPKSCFREPLGTLGATQPENNRKNTRVIVLQTADGSPFHAFFKSKNDPGFGFCTSIFFRVEEVFDNCCATLRVLRPIEGTGTASCDSNDMVEDCCINLQEICEMEIRRFAATEDCVTVDLSCFCAVQCLKDVFIPNVC
- a CDS encoding DUF1360 domain-containing protein translates to MDITFLELLLLGLASFRLTRLFVYDKITAFIRNVFIKEIEEKDENGEETVYLIPKDGVIKGFFGELLSCYWCTGVWSSLGLYGLYVSLPTIAVPVIIILAISAVAAIIETVIQNWL
- a CDS encoding sporulation protein — encoded protein: MKKLTKAIMMIFLYLGIVTGCNKNEVQGNQDYMTLMQTTNPTPTNIVSGKNHVTAEEIKKDVEKKREYIYDVAVIKGENEDLVVYKVKHLQRFRMNKIEKEITEMLEKKYPDENFVVSSDYKIFLEAVRLGEKMKDPHFSKKDAQKRLDEIIKLKNELT
- the spoVAC gene encoding stage V sporulation protein AC, whose product is MANQENKTPEQKKYDQIQQKHEIKRPVFKNCIKAFLVGGTICAIGQAISYFYIYNFNFTEQTAGNPTTATLVFISMLLTGFGVYDRIGQFGGAGSAVPITGFGNAVVSAAIEHRTEGFVLGVGGNIFKLAGSVIVFGVFSAFVVALIKTLLIMWGVI